A genomic stretch from Candidatus Nitrososphaera gargensis Ga9.2 includes:
- a CDS encoding 4Fe-4S dicluster domain-containing protein, giving the protein MPIDPNFQANRVATTFENLKVWKNKISNLGIYGTNVAVDFDLCVGDGACIEVCPTNVFDWQGVGADRKALPSRERDCIYCFGCEAVCPKFAIRVSKP; this is encoded by the coding sequence TTGCCAATCGATCCCAACTTTCAGGCAAACAGGGTCGCAACGACATTTGAGAACCTGAAGGTATGGAAGAACAAGATAAGCAACCTCGGGATCTATGGCACAAACGTGGCAGTCGACTTTGACCTGTGCGTCGGCGACGGCGCGTGCATCGAAGTATGTCCTACCAACGTGTTTGACTGGCAGGGCGTGGGAGCAGACAGGAAGGCTCTCCCGTCAAGGGAGCGCGACTGCATCTACTGCTTTGGATGCGAAGCGGTCTGCCCGAAATTTGCGATAAGGGTGAGCAAGCCATAA
- a CDS encoding MG2 domain-containing protein, producing the protein MTTARDNRANPVATSIVLMMTAAILLPSAIQIAYAQSSSAGASTEVQTVYKSSYPKASTSSSSSVSVQSEYHIYKPGDTVKIQGQMSSEAKEQTDADSVMVRIMDAQGTVVANQQATVNGNGEYAASISLPPTAAEGEYNVSSKIEVEASVLGLLDAEVIAKLESPPAQFIVARSNAFEVQSDEGEEFQIEITSNSNVDNVEFKQAEKRVSFVVEGKTGTTGVTEITIPKAMLSGEMMVLIDGEVVTAESNDVIVKSHTDTEITFEINYSHSEHTVEVTGTNVTPEFPVSILVMAGALGSIIAFAAARNRGNWFNILKG; encoded by the coding sequence ATGACAACAGCACGTGACAACAGGGCAAACCCCGTGGCAACCTCCATAGTATTGATGATGACTGCAGCAATACTGCTTCCATCAGCAATTCAGATAGCGTATGCACAGTCGTCATCAGCTGGTGCAAGCACCGAAGTCCAGACTGTCTACAAATCCTCATACCCAAAGGCAAGCACAAGTTCTAGTAGTTCAGTCAGCGTCCAGTCCGAATACCACATTTACAAACCCGGCGACACTGTGAAGATACAGGGTCAGATGTCGTCAGAAGCGAAAGAGCAGACTGATGCAGATTCAGTAATGGTCAGAATAATGGATGCACAAGGAACTGTCGTAGCAAACCAGCAGGCCACGGTTAACGGCAACGGAGAATACGCGGCATCCATAAGTTTGCCGCCAACAGCAGCTGAAGGTGAATATAACGTCAGCTCAAAAATTGAAGTAGAGGCAAGCGTACTTGGACTGCTCGATGCGGAGGTTATTGCTAAACTAGAATCACCGCCTGCACAGTTCATTGTCGCAAGATCTAACGCATTTGAAGTTCAGAGCGATGAAGGAGAGGAATTCCAGATAGAAATCACAAGCAACTCAAACGTTGACAATGTAGAATTTAAACAGGCTGAAAAGAGAGTGTCGTTCGTAGTTGAGGGCAAAACCGGGACGACCGGCGTGACAGAGATAACCATACCAAAGGCGATGCTAAGCGGCGAGATGATGGTATTGATTGACGGCGAAGTAGTAACTGCGGAATCAAATGATGTCATAGTAAAGTCACACACAGACACAGAGATAACATTCGAGATCAACTACAGTCATAGCGAGCACACTGTAGAAGTGACAGGCACTAACGTTACGCCAGAGTTTCCAGTATCGATTCTTGTAATGGCAGGCGCGCTAGGTTCGATAATCGCGTTTGCTGCCGCGAGGAACAGAGGAAACTGGTTTAACATTTTGAAGGGCTAG
- a CDS encoding winged helix-turn-helix domain-containing protein — protein MIKYRSRTDIASQMLEAANGGTTKTKIMYKAFLSYSQLREYLSMLTDNGLLEYDKSTETFKTTEKGTRFLRIYNEMAEFVTTTEQQTTTTAAEVKGMQ, from the coding sequence ATGATAAAATACCGCAGCCGAACAGACATTGCTTCACAGATGCTTGAAGCTGCTAATGGCGGCACTACAAAGACCAAGATAATGTACAAAGCATTTCTCTCTTATTCTCAGCTAAGGGAATACCTATCAATGCTTACAGACAATGGTCTTTTGGAATATGATAAAAGCACAGAGACTTTCAAGACTACAGAGAAGGGAACTAGATTCCTAAGAATATATAATGAGATGGCTGAGTTTGTAACTACAACAGAGCAGCAGACGACGACCACTGCGGCAGAAGTGAAAGGAATGCAATAA